One region of Penaeus monodon isolate SGIC_2016 unplaced genomic scaffold, NSTDA_Pmon_1 PmonScaffold_5905, whole genome shotgun sequence genomic DNA includes:
- the LOC119571339 gene encoding pro-resilin-like, producing MNIVSFILNSSLIHKPAKYNFNYQVQDDPTKNDFGHQEARDGPDTQGSYQVQLPDGRLQKVSYTVSVDSGYVADVMYEGEAQYPAESTPGYA from the coding sequence atgaatattgttTCTTTCATACTGAATTCATCTCTCATTCATAAGCCTGCGAAGTACAACTTCAACTATCAAGTGCAAGACGACCCGACCAAgaacgacttcggtcaccaggagGCCCGCGACGGCCCTGACACGCAGGGGTCGTACCAGGTGCAGCTTCCCGACGGTCGCCTGCAGAAGGTCTCCTACACCGTGAGCGTGGACTCCGGATACGTGGCGGATGTGATGTACGAAGGCGAGGCTCAGTATCCGGCCGAAAGCACCCCTGGCTATGCCTGA